One Cotesia glomerata isolate CgM1 linkage group LG8, MPM_Cglom_v2.3, whole genome shotgun sequence genomic window carries:
- the LOC123270644 gene encoding uncharacterized protein LOC123270644, with translation MIAKLLIFVLAIHMATCTSMFTEKQLVQSTMPKPTLTGYPFNGVIEFLNCPGLIHEGILINQWKILKLDNTCKLQANSIIIEDSIILVEETSLYLIANHVKLLRTTIIGNNHTIRIVAENIELYSNRFVGDNSTYEALGINISTRQNDHVGDYSSYKVLGSYIEEQLDMFTGIYQYHNLTTVDIQQIRNEYSEDLPIYNLVEFGTGNPDSTINESKYIVRQGCVFRGNHRYYHINAPFFCNDNNDYNENFDSWFLTGSGKECKISTNLYDSNDKILKLKGIEYDVL, from the coding sequence TTACTGAAAAGCAACTGGTTCAATCAACGATGCCGAAGCCAACTTTAACAGGTTATCCTTTTAATGGAGTGATTGAGTTTTTAAATTGCCCTGGTTTAATTCATGAgggaatattaataaatcaatggAAAATTTTGAAGCTAGATAACACTTGTAAACTGCAAGCAAATAGTATAATAATAGAAGACAGTATAATTTTGGTGGAAGAAACAAGTCTCTATTTGATTGCCAATCACGTCAAGCTTCTTAGAACCACGATTATTGGAAACAACCACACTATACGCATAGTTGCAGAAAATATAGAGTTATACTCTAACCGATTCGTTGGCGATAATTCAACCTATGAAGCTCTGggaattaatatttctacACGCCAGAACGACCATGTGGGTGATTATTCAAGTTATAAAGTGCTCGGATCTTACATAGAGGAACAATTGGACATGTTTACTGGAATTTATCAGTATCATAACCTGACAACAGTCGATATACAGCAGATTCGCAACGAATATTCTGAAGACCTACCGATTTACAACCTTGTTGAATTTGGGACCGGAAATCCTGACAGCACTATtaatgaaagtaaatatatcGTGCGGCAAGGTTGCGTCTTTCGGGGAAATCATCGCTATTACCACATTAACGCACCTTTTTTCTGCAacgataataatgattataacGAAAATTTTGATAGTTGGTTTCTTACGGGAAGTGGAAAAGAATGCAAAATAAGtacaaatttatatgatagcaATGATAAGATTTTGAAGTTGAAGGGAATCGAGTATGATGTTCTGTAA